A window of Daucus carota subsp. sativus chromosome 2, DH1 v3.0, whole genome shotgun sequence genomic DNA:
AACTGTGAAAACATTTAGGACTTACAGCTGAAAGATAAGTTGATTTGTTCTCAATCTCTCCAATCATGTTCCTTGAGTTCACTACCTGCAAAAACCCTATAGGACTGCTTTTATTATCAACATGAGAATCTCTTCTCATAAGCGAACGATAGAACTCCATCACCTCTGGCACACGCCGCACTGCTTTTGATCCAACCAACGCTTTTGAGGGGGGTGGAGGAGGCGGTGGTGGAGATAATTGCCCTATATTCCCATGTAATTGTTTTAGTGAAGAGGTAACAGGCCGTGGAGGCGGTGGTATTGCTACTCTTATTGCTGGTATTTCCTTCTTTACTGCAGCATCTGCGAGATCATCTTTTGGACTGAACTTCTGAAATACTTGACTTCTCTCTGGTACTTCAACTGAAAAACTCGGTTTCTGTTGAGATTTCTCAGGAACTTTAACATCCAACGAGTTCTGTAACTTCTTCCAGAGCACAGATTTCCTCTCACTATCATGTGCTTTGAGCGTATGTACTTGTGCTTTCAGACGAGCTACTTCTTGTTTCAGTTCTTGATTTTCATTCTCCAGGGAATGGATCCTTAGCAAAGAAGCTTCAAATTCTTTCTTCAGGAAGGCGATCCTCATGGACTCTtctccgctgctgcgattaaggggcattttgtaaaaaaaaaaattattttcttgcaGAGAATTGAACAAGAGGGAGCTGAGGAAGTGATGTTGAGTTAAATTGGTTGGTCTGCTTTCTCTTTATGCATGGGGTTACTTCTGGAAAAAGGCATACTCACCTAagctaaatatataaaacttgCAAAATTTACCCCTAGATCTTTTGAAATCCATCATGTTGGAAttctttaattttcaaatatggGTATTTTCGACA
This region includes:
- the LOC108206984 gene encoding INCREASED PETAL GROWTH ANISOTROPY 1-like protein 1 isoform X2, giving the protein MPLNRSSGEESMRIAFLKKEFEASLLRIHSLENENQELKQEVARLKAQVHTLKAHDSERKSVLWKKLQNSLDVKVPEKSQQKPSFSVEVPERSQVFQKFSPKDDLADAAVKKEIPAIRVAIPPPPRPVTSSLKQLHGNIGQLSPPPPPPPPSKALVGSKAVRRVPEVMEFYRSLMRRDSHVDNKSSPIGFLQVVNSRNMIGEIENKSTYLSAIKSDVEMQGGLINNLTGEVETASFNKISDVEAFVKWLDEELSCLVDERAVLKHFPQWPEKKADALREAAFSYGDLKNLHTEVLSFKSNPKQPLTQSLKKIQALQDRLEQSVSNIEKCREGTSKRYREFHIPWEWMLDSGLIGQMKLSSLVLAKEYMKRVARQLQSSEPSSQDGDFLIQGVRFAFRVHQVVSIPIL